A DNA window from Schistocerca gregaria isolate iqSchGreg1 chromosome 2, iqSchGreg1.2, whole genome shotgun sequence contains the following coding sequences:
- the LOC126336033 gene encoding protein CutA homolog — MSKLISKGSVYQSSEMWSRSKELFGVVSVVLFLPGIRGMAGTNASSAYSAVFVTTPNEDVAKKLAHGLVNKRMAACVNIIPKITSVYLWEGKVNEDSEVLMMIKTKTSRVEDLTSYVKENHPYDVCEVIALPIEKGNAPYLDWINDTVTEK; from the exons ATGTCTAAACTTATTA GCAAAGGTAGTGTATATCAGAGTTCAGAGATGTGGTCGAGATCGAAAGAGTTGTTTGGTGTTGTGAGTGTTGTGTTATTTTTGCCGGGAATTAGAGGTATGGCTGGAACGAACGCTTCTAGTGCATATTCTGCCGTTTTTGTCACAACACCAAATGAAGACGTAGCGAAGAAACTGGCTCACGGACTTGTCAACAAAAGAATGGCAGCATGTGTGAACATTATTCCTAAAATAACCTCTGTGTACTTATGGGAGGGTAAAGTGAATGAGGACAGTGAAGTATTAATGATGATCAAAACGAAAACATCAAGAGTGGAAGACCTAACAAGCTACGTTAAGGAGAACCATCCGTATGACGTGTGTGAAGTTATAGCGTTACCCATTGAAAAGGGTAACGCTCCTTACTTGGACTGGATAAATGACACTGTGACCGAAAAATAA